Proteins encoded in a region of the Methanobrevibacter millerae genome:
- a CDS encoding DUF5379 family protein: MDDTVKLTSINVVLGIVAGLLSGIFTIGTLGFKNDMVGLIFGIVFIYAMMKSADKIATEEIDRSQKIWDCVLPFFFTWIIVWILIANYW, translated from the coding sequence TTGGACGACACTGTTAAACTTACTTCAATTAATGTTGTTTTAGGAATCGTTGCTGGTTTATTATCTGGTATATTCACTATTGGAACCTTAGGATTCAAAAATGATATGGTTGGGTTAATATTTGGTATTGTTTTTATTTATGCCATGATGAAATCAGCTGATAAAATTGCAACAGAAGAAATTGATAGATCTCAAAAAATATGGGATTGTGTTTTACCTTTCTTCTTTACATGGATTATTGTTTGGATTTTAATTGCCAATTATTGGTAA
- a CDS encoding class III signal peptide-containing protein yields MYRKIDNKGQSSAELILIIGGLLVIILFVASYITKITNTTQNSFKGLIKQERDYLINKI; encoded by the coding sequence ATGTATAGAAAAATAGACAATAAAGGACAAAGTAGTGCAGAACTGATCCTAATCATTGGAGGATTATTGGTTATAATATTATTTGTAGCATCCTACATTACAAAAATAACAAACACTACTCAAAATTCTTTTAAAGGATTAATAAAACAAGAAAGAGATTATTTAATAAATAAAATATAA
- a CDS encoding metal-dependent hydrolase, producing MEIRWLGHSCFEVISDDDVHILIDPFISNNPSCPVPVEELNPDIILVTHGHSDHLGDALDISNSTNAPIAAIHEVSLFLSKQGIETIGVNIGGSFIFRGVKFTMLDAKHSSDIDMVEEVVPGGVAASFLITFEDGTSIFHSGDTGLFGDMKTIIGDIYKPDIVMVPIGDKFTMGPFEAALASMWLNPKVTIPMHYNTFPAIEQDPTIFANFVMQFNPKISTVILNPNEYFEYNPEEYQD from the coding sequence ATGGAAATTAGATGGTTAGGCCATTCATGTTTTGAAGTAATAAGTGATGATGATGTCCATATATTAATTGATCCGTTCATCAGTAACAACCCTTCATGTCCGGTTCCTGTAGAAGAATTAAATCCGGATATTATTCTAGTTACTCACGGACATTCTGACCATTTGGGTGATGCATTAGATATTTCCAATTCAACTAATGCCCCTATTGCAGCTATTCATGAAGTGTCTTTATTTTTATCTAAACAAGGTATAGAAACTATTGGTGTCAATATCGGTGGTTCTTTCATATTCAGGGGAGTTAAATTCACTATGCTTGATGCAAAACATTCCTCTGATATTGATATGGTTGAAGAAGTAGTTCCTGGTGGTGTTGCAGCTAGTTTTTTAATTACCTTTGAAGACGGAACTTCAATATTCCATTCTGGGGATACTGGTTTATTTGGTGATATGAAAACAATTATTGGTGATATTTACAAGCCGGATATTGTTATGGTTCCTATTGGTGATAAATTTACAATGGGTCCTTTTGAAGCAGCTCTTGCTTCAATGTGGTTAAATCCTAAGGTAACAATTCCAATGCATTACAATACTTTTCCCGCAATAGAGCAAGATCCTACTATTTTTGCAAACTTTGTGATGCAATTCAATCCAAAAATCAGTACAGTTATTTTAAATCCTAATGAATATTTTGAATATAATCCTGAAGAGTATCAGGATTAA
- a CDS encoding Flp family type IVb pilin gives MKSMKKFINEESGQGAAEYILLFGGVIVIALLALTIYRSYMETSDKSLKAKDDIIDVRNTILDNRTHV, from the coding sequence ATGAAGTCAATGAAAAAATTTATCAACGAAGAATCAGGTCAGGGCGCAGCAGAATACATTTTACTGTTCGGAGGAGTTATTGTTATTGCACTTCTAGCTTTAACAATATATAGATCATATATGGAAACCAGCGATAAAAGTTTAAAAGCAAAAGACGATATTATAGACGTCAGAAATACAATATTGGACAATAGAACACATGTATAG
- the rqcH gene encoding ribosome rescue protein RqcH — translation MKAMSNVDIFTISDELNNLLTGARVDKSFQPTKDIVVMRFHVAGTGRVDLVMQCGSRIHTSKYPLENPTNPPTFPMLLRKRVKGAHVVSVSQHNFDRVVEIKVKKDKYYTIVVELFDKGNIILLDEDNNIILPLKRKHWSTRDISSKKEYVFPEDRGINPINVSEEEFKEIFIEKDSDVVRTLAVNGFGSLYAEEIIERANENTEIDKNTLNKDLTQEQFSALYNSLKELFDILKNEEYKPQIVKDGRKEDVLPLDLVKYDGFEKKYYENFNEACDEFYSKKVNTDIKNVKEKIWNKKVNKFEKRLRLQEETLDNFNKTIETSQHKGELIYSNYTTLENLINVVNSAISKDYSFKEIGKILKKAKEDGMSEAEIFESIDKMGVLTLKIEDTSIIIDPKLSIPENAENYYEKSKKAKKKTKGALIAIENTKKQLEKIKAKKEVAMENISIPKKREKKNLKWYEKLRWFITSDNTLVIGGRDAGTNEAVVKKYLDNNDIYLHADIHGASSTAIKLEGKSLNDTILKESGEFAASFSSAWSKGFTTQDVFWVHPDQVSKTPEAGEFLAKGSFVIRGNRNYIRSARVKIAIGIVDYEGKRIMAGPVESLEAHCDNYVVLKPGYTKKEAIAKKILHKINEEDLLTLDDIIRVLPSGKCDIDEEYHQRKKYEKN, via the coding sequence ATGAAAGCAATGTCAAATGTGGACATTTTTACAATTAGTGATGAACTTAATAATTTATTAACAGGTGCAAGAGTAGATAAATCCTTCCAACCAACCAAAGATATCGTTGTAATGAGATTTCACGTAGCTGGAACCGGAAGAGTTGATTTAGTGATGCAATGTGGTTCAAGGATACATACAAGCAAATATCCGCTTGAAAATCCCACCAATCCACCAACATTCCCAATGCTTTTAAGAAAAAGGGTGAAAGGAGCCCATGTTGTAAGTGTGAGTCAGCATAATTTTGATAGAGTTGTTGAAATTAAAGTAAAAAAAGACAAGTATTATACGATTGTTGTGGAATTGTTTGATAAAGGAAACATAATACTTTTGGATGAAGACAACAATATTATTTTACCTCTTAAAAGAAAACATTGGTCTACCAGAGATATAAGTTCAAAAAAAGAATATGTTTTTCCTGAAGATAGAGGTATCAATCCAATCAATGTTAGTGAAGAAGAATTTAAAGAAATTTTTATTGAAAAAGACAGCGATGTTGTGAGAACTTTAGCAGTTAACGGTTTTGGAAGTTTATATGCTGAAGAAATAATTGAAAGAGCAAATGAAAACACCGAAATAGATAAGAATACTTTAAATAAAGATTTAACACAAGAACAGTTTTCTGCATTATATAATTCATTAAAAGAATTATTTGATATTTTAAAAAATGAAGAGTATAAGCCCCAAATCGTTAAGGATGGAAGAAAGGAAGATGTACTTCCATTGGATTTGGTGAAATATGATGGCTTTGAAAAGAAATATTACGAGAATTTCAATGAGGCATGTGACGAGTTCTACTCAAAAAAAGTTAATACTGATATAAAAAATGTCAAAGAAAAAATCTGGAATAAAAAAGTAAACAAGTTTGAAAAAAGATTACGTTTACAAGAAGAAACACTCGATAATTTTAATAAAACTATTGAAACAAGCCAACATAAAGGAGAGTTAATTTATTCTAATTACACCACCCTCGAAAATCTAATAAATGTTGTTAACTCAGCCATAAGTAAAGACTACTCTTTTAAAGAAATTGGAAAAATTCTTAAAAAAGCAAAAGAAGATGGAATGAGTGAAGCGGAAATATTTGAATCAATTGATAAAATGGGCGTTTTAACACTGAAAATTGAGGATACTTCAATAATAATAGACCCTAAATTATCAATTCCCGAAAACGCTGAAAATTATTATGAAAAATCTAAAAAAGCTAAAAAGAAAACAAAAGGTGCTTTAATAGCTATAGAAAACACCAAAAAACAACTTGAAAAAATTAAAGCCAAAAAAGAAGTGGCCATGGAAAATATATCCATTCCAAAAAAGCGTGAAAAGAAAAATCTTAAATGGTATGAGAAATTAAGATGGTTTATTACTTCAGACAATACTTTGGTGATTGGTGGACGTGATGCAGGCACTAACGAAGCCGTTGTCAAAAAATATTTAGATAATAATGACATTTATTTGCATGCAGACATACATGGTGCATCATCAACTGCAATAAAATTAGAAGGCAAATCATTAAATGATACAATCCTCAAAGAATCTGGTGAGTTTGCAGCATCATTTTCATCTGCTTGGTCAAAAGGTTTCACAACCCAAGACGTGTTTTGGGTTCATCCAGACCAGGTATCAAAAACACCTGAAGCTGGAGAATTTTTAGCAAAAGGATCATTTGTAATAAGAGGAAACCGCAATTACATAAGAAGTGCAAGAGTAAAAATCGCTATCGGAATAGTTGACTATGAAGGAAAAAGAATAATGGCCGGACCAGTGGAATCACTTGAGGCACACTGTGACAATTATGTTGTGCTGAAACCGGGATATACAAAAAAAGAAGCGATAGCTAAAAAGATTCTGCATAAAATAAATGAAGAAGATTTATTGACTCTTGATGATATTATTAGAGTACTACCATCAGGCAAATGTGATATCGATGAAGAGTATCATCAAAGAAAAAAATATGAAAAGAATTAA
- the fwdF gene encoding tungsten-dependent formylmethanofuran dehydrogenase subunit FwdF produces MFNVERTGSEVRKLKYDDSKCLGCGICSNVCPTSSLRLEPTVPIARGLIEMDLLSVNSNSCVLCGLCSVACPFDALSLTIDGTEIKKMDNYPNWEVESEVCEEDCLFCGRCSIACPRDAILFKRELPKREDLVRGEISIDDEKCIYCGFCADLCPPGAIIINNVPTSSVDLLNNSIEVDTSKCVYCGICKRICPQDAITEICSTCMLQDQIIVPEITGTTYIVEDDCVNCSWCAEICPVDAINVSKPFAGKLELVETEEGICKGDSCHACLDVCPCNAVEIVDGKSETNLTFCNLCGACVSACPQNIRELTRTSMKLTNINSESWNECLNKILDE; encoded by the coding sequence GAAAGAACTGGTTCAGAAGTTCGTAAATTGAAATATGATGATTCAAAATGTTTAGGTTGTGGAATTTGTAGTAATGTTTGTCCCACATCTTCTTTGAGATTGGAGCCAACTGTACCTATTGCACGTGGATTAATAGAGATGGATTTATTGTCTGTAAATTCTAATTCATGTGTATTGTGTGGTTTATGTTCTGTAGCTTGTCCATTCGATGCATTATCCTTGACTATTGATGGTACTGAAATCAAAAAAATGGATAATTATCCAAATTGGGAAGTTGAATCTGAAGTATGTGAAGAGGATTGCTTATTCTGTGGAAGATGTTCTATTGCTTGTCCAAGGGATGCAATATTGTTCAAAAGAGAACTCCCTAAAAGAGAAGATTTAGTTAGAGGAGAAATCTCTATTGATGATGAAAAATGTATCTATTGTGGATTCTGTGCTGATTTATGTCCTCCTGGAGCAATTATAATAAATAATGTACCTACATCCAGTGTTGATTTGCTTAATAATAGCATTGAAGTAGATACATCAAAATGTGTTTATTGTGGAATTTGTAAACGGATATGTCCTCAAGATGCGATTACTGAAATCTGTTCAACTTGTATGTTACAAGATCAAATTATAGTTCCTGAAATTACTGGAACGACATATATTGTTGAAGACGATTGTGTAAATTGTTCATGGTGTGCTGAAATTTGTCCTGTAGATGCAATTAATGTATCTAAACCATTTGCAGGTAAATTAGAATTAGTTGAAACTGAAGAGGGAATTTGTAAAGGTGATTCTTGTCATGCATGCCTGGATGTTTGCCCATGTAATGCTGTTGAAATCGTTGATGGCAAATCTGAAACTAATTTAACATTTTGTAATTTGTGTGGAGCATGTGTTAGTGCATGTCCTCAAAACATTCGTGAATTAACCAGAACTTCGATGAAATTAACTAATATTAATTCTGAATCTTGGAATGAATGTTTAAACAAAATTTTAGATGAATAA